From Echinicola jeungdonensis, the proteins below share one genomic window:
- a CDS encoding UDP-N-acetylmuramoyl-L-alanyl-D-glutamate--2,6-diaminopimelate ligase, with protein sequence MKLLKDILYKVSLTSTLGDMELEVSDVVFDSRKVKKGAAFVAVRGTKVDGHDFIEQALGKGANSIICEDLPEEIKSGISYVRVKNSSHALGVIASNYYNNPSQKLKVVAITGTNGKTTCVTLLHRLFMELGYVSGMLSTVENKINEQTLPSTLTTPDAVSINRLMDEMVKAGCTHCFMEASSHAIVQERMAGLDLAGAVFTNITHDHLDYHGTFDEYIKAKKKLFDELPREAFALINADDKRGMVMTQNTKADRKTFGLKYPTDFKAKVLSNTLQGLELDVNGKQVWFRLIGEFNAYNIIAVLGTAVLLGEEEDEVLTQLSKIKGAHGRFDQMELEGVTAIVDYAHTPDALENVLKTIQGVRTGGEKVITVVGCGGNRDKTKRPKMAKIAAQYSDKLVFTSDNPRDEDPMEIIRDMEAGVNPVDFKKTVAIADRKEAIKTACVLASKGDIILVAGKGHETYQEIKGERLPFDDFKTVKELMHLIHAK encoded by the coding sequence ATGAAGCTATTAAAAGATATATTGTATAAGGTGTCCTTAACCTCCACTCTGGGAGATATGGAGTTGGAGGTGAGTGATGTCGTCTTTGACAGCAGAAAAGTAAAAAAGGGGGCTGCTTTTGTTGCCGTTCGCGGTACCAAGGTGGATGGGCATGATTTTATTGAACAGGCTTTGGGAAAAGGAGCCAATTCAATTATCTGTGAAGACTTGCCCGAAGAAATCAAATCAGGAATTTCCTATGTTCGGGTAAAAAATTCATCCCATGCACTTGGGGTTATTGCCTCCAATTATTACAACAACCCTTCCCAAAAGTTAAAAGTGGTTGCCATCACAGGAACCAATGGCAAAACAACTTGTGTGACCCTTTTACACCGACTGTTTATGGAACTGGGTTATGTGTCGGGAATGCTGAGCACTGTTGAAAATAAAATTAATGAACAAACCCTGCCCTCAACCCTGACTACCCCTGATGCAGTTTCCATCAACCGGCTGATGGATGAAATGGTGAAAGCAGGTTGTACCCATTGTTTTATGGAGGCCAGTTCTCATGCCATTGTTCAGGAAAGAATGGCCGGCTTGGATTTGGCAGGGGCCGTGTTTACCAATATTACCCATGACCACCTGGACTACCATGGAACATTTGATGAATACATCAAGGCCAAGAAAAAACTTTTTGATGAATTGCCAAGGGAGGCCTTTGCCTTGATCAATGCGGATGATAAAAGGGGAATGGTCATGACCCAAAATACCAAGGCAGACCGAAAAACTTTTGGGTTGAAATATCCAACCGATTTTAAGGCAAAGGTGCTTAGCAATACTCTTCAAGGCTTGGAGCTGGATGTAAATGGTAAACAGGTTTGGTTCCGTTTGATAGGGGAATTTAATGCTTACAATATTATTGCTGTCCTAGGAACTGCCGTTCTCTTGGGAGAAGAAGAAGATGAAGTTTTGACCCAGCTTTCCAAGATTAAAGGGGCTCATGGTCGCTTTGATCAAATGGAATTGGAAGGGGTGACAGCTATAGTGGATTATGCCCATACGCCGGATGCATTGGAAAATGTTCTCAAAACCATTCAAGGCGTCAGGACTGGAGGTGAAAAAGTGATCACCGTAGTAGGTTGTGGAGGCAATAGAGACAAAACCAAGAGGCCAAAAATGGCCAAGATTGCTGCCCAATACTCCGATAAATTGGTTTTTACTTCTGATAATCCCCGCGATGAAGATCCAATGGAGATTATCAGGGATATGGAGGCCGGAGTTAATCCAGTAGACTTTAAAAAAACAGTAGCGATTGCCGACAGAAAGGAAGCCATAAAAACAGCTTGTGTATTGGCATCTAAAGGTGATATAATTCTGGTGGCTGGCAAAGGCCATGAAACATATCAAGAAATTAAAGGGGAACGTCTTCCATTTGATGATTTTAAAACAGTAAAGGAATTAATGCATCTTATTCACGCAAAGTAA
- a CDS encoding penicillin-binding protein has translation MNIKKSILLRVRLAFLAVVLFAGAIFYRIAHVQFVDGDKWREMAENINLQYRRVKATRGNIYSGNGSLLATSLPFYRVAMDPSIADDQLFKEGIDSLARKLSAFYKDKSANSYKRIITDARLDGRKYIILNRRQIGYQAKQVMAEWPIFRHGRMGGGVLFEKVEKRYNPFKNLAGRTIGFLNEDKYGAGLEYSFNNFLEGTNGEALFQKIAGGTWKPVHDAEDIRPEDGYDIVTTLDVNIQDVAESALLRQLMNKDANYGCVVVMEVETGHIKAMANLEKNNRGGYGEYYNYAVGEQGLTEPGSTFKLMSMLALLEEGKINLNDTIDTGDGTYKFYNQTMRDAKYGGYGKLTIRQAFEKSSNVAVSKLVEENFGVAPSKFLKYVERAGLDKPLGFQLKGEGVPYFKDPKDKNWYGTTLPWMSIGYELKLTPLQTLALYNAVANEGKMVRPMLVHKIRKGNRVEEEFETKVLEDEIASQATIKQLQSLLEGVVIRGTARNIKDQDYKIAGKTGTAQKLENGRYTRRYYASFAGYFPADNPKYSMIIAIDSPKGFNAYGGDVSAPVFKEIADKIYAQDLELNTREKKKNQKDLRYMGNEFPYIQAGMANELQMICNRFGVSNHYNGAERWVKSSVVNKAISWKANKVDAPLVPDVSGMTLKDALYVLENKGLRVVYTGSGRVKRQSIPAGASVNKGRTIKIELS, from the coding sequence GTGAACATAAAAAAATCCATATTACTGAGAGTAAGGCTGGCCTTTTTGGCAGTAGTGCTTTTTGCAGGAGCTATTTTTTATAGGATAGCTCATGTTCAGTTTGTGGATGGGGATAAATGGCGGGAAATGGCTGAAAATATTAACCTCCAATACCGAAGGGTAAAGGCTACAAGGGGAAATATTTATAGTGGCAATGGGAGTTTGTTGGCCACCAGTTTGCCTTTTTACCGGGTAGCCATGGATCCTTCCATTGCAGATGACCAATTGTTCAAAGAGGGCATTGATTCCCTTGCCAGGAAACTTTCTGCCTTTTACAAAGACAAGTCCGCCAATTCTTACAAAAGGATAATTACAGATGCCAGGTTGGATGGAAGGAAATATATTATCCTTAACAGGAGGCAAATAGGCTATCAGGCAAAACAGGTTATGGCAGAATGGCCTATTTTCCGCCATGGAAGAATGGGGGGGGGAGTATTGTTTGAAAAGGTGGAAAAAAGGTATAATCCTTTTAAAAATTTGGCTGGAAGGACCATCGGCTTTTTGAATGAAGATAAATATGGGGCAGGCCTGGAATACAGTTTCAATAATTTCCTTGAAGGGACCAATGGAGAAGCCCTGTTTCAAAAAATTGCCGGAGGCACCTGGAAGCCGGTCCACGATGCTGAGGATATCCGGCCTGAAGATGGTTATGATATAGTGACCACCTTGGACGTAAATATCCAAGATGTTGCGGAATCCGCCCTTTTGCGGCAGTTAATGAACAAGGATGCCAATTATGGCTGTGTGGTGGTCATGGAAGTGGAAACTGGACATATTAAAGCTATGGCCAATTTGGAAAAAAACAATAGAGGGGGATACGGTGAGTATTATAACTATGCCGTTGGTGAGCAGGGATTGACCGAGCCTGGATCCACCTTTAAATTAATGTCCATGTTGGCTCTTTTGGAAGAAGGGAAGATTAATTTGAATGATACCATTGACACCGGGGACGGTACCTATAAGTTTTATAACCAGACCATGCGGGATGCAAAGTATGGGGGCTATGGGAAATTGACCATCAGGCAGGCCTTTGAAAAATCTTCAAATGTGGCTGTTTCCAAATTGGTGGAAGAAAATTTTGGAGTGGCACCATCAAAATTCCTGAAATATGTGGAAAGGGCAGGCTTGGATAAACCTCTTGGATTCCAGTTAAAAGGAGAAGGGGTGCCTTATTTTAAAGATCCCAAGGATAAAAATTGGTACGGCACCACTTTGCCATGGATGTCCATAGGGTATGAACTGAAATTGACTCCATTACAAACATTGGCCCTATATAATGCAGTGGCCAATGAAGGCAAAATGGTCAGGCCAATGTTGGTTCATAAAATCCGAAAAGGCAATAGGGTGGAAGAGGAATTCGAAACTAAAGTATTGGAGGATGAGATTGCCTCCCAAGCCACTATCAAACAATTGCAGTCCTTATTGGAAGGGGTTGTCATAAGGGGAACAGCCAGAAACATCAAGGACCAGGATTATAAAATTGCCGGTAAAACCGGTACGGCTCAAAAGTTGGAAAATGGTCGTTATACCAGGAGATATTATGCTTCATTTGCCGGATATTTTCCTGCAGATAATCCCAAGTACAGCATGATAATCGCGATAGATAGCCCTAAAGGATTTAATGCTTATGGAGGGGATGTCTCAGCTCCTGTATTTAAAGAAATAGCCGATAAAATATATGCCCAGGATTTGGAGTTAAATACCAGGGAAAAGAAAAAGAATCAAAAGGACCTGCGCTATATGGGGAATGAATTTCCTTATATCCAGGCAGGCATGGCAAATGAACTGCAAATGATATGCAACCGGTTTGGGGTCTCCAACCATTACAATGGTGCAGAGCGTTGGGTAAAATCTTCTGTGGTCAATAAGGCCATCAGTTGGAAAGCTAATAAAGTAGATGCTCCCCTTGTGCCAGATGTTTCAGGAATGACTTTGAAAGATGCTTTGTATGTATTGGAAAATAAAGGTCTAAGGGTAGTTTATACTGGTAGTGGAAGAGTAAAGCGGCAATCTATTCCCGCAGGTGCAAGTGTGAATAAGGGAAGGACAATCAAAATCGAATTGAGTTAA
- a CDS encoding FtsL-like putative cell division protein, giving the protein MEGNTFKKRIKKGSNNRRKGSGSNLFSFIDKKLNFSEWLGEGIPVKLVPPFLYAAFLALVYIWSNHRAENTIREIEKLQQEVEDLRADVTTLEAEYMFSSKQSEVAKKIKVLGIYEIEEPPIKIIQEK; this is encoded by the coding sequence ATGGAAGGGAATACATTCAAAAAAAGGATAAAAAAAGGCTCAAATAACAGGAGAAAGGGGAGTGGTAGCAATCTGTTCTCCTTTATTGATAAAAAATTGAATTTCAGCGAATGGTTGGGAGAGGGGATTCCGGTAAAGTTGGTTCCCCCCTTTCTTTATGCAGCCTTTTTAGCCCTGGTTTATATATGGAGCAATCACAGGGCTGAAAACACCATTCGGGAGATTGAAAAATTACAACAGGAAGTGGAAGATCTCAGGGCAGATGTGACCACCCTGGAGGCTGAGTACATGTTTAGTAGCAAACAATCCGAAGTGGCCAAAAAAATTAAGGTATTGGGAATTTATGAAATTGAAGAACCGCCAATAAAAATCATACAAGAGAAGTGA
- the rsmH gene encoding 16S rRNA (cytosine(1402)-N(4))-methyltransferase RsmH has product MTTPSYHIPVMLSQCIEGLAIHPEGIYLDLTFGGGGHSKEIVKLLGEKGHLYGFDQDADAGENELDHPQFTFVQANFRDLKRYLRLYGVKEVDGILADLGISSHQIDEPSRGFSTRFEGELDMRMSKNTQLTAKEVLNTYGEGELHKVFGMYGEVKNAKTLAQAVVAERANSPISTIEDFKKLLQKFAPRGREFKYFAQVFQALRIEVNDEMKALEEMLEQSVEVLKPGGRLVVMSYHSLEDRMVKNFMNKGKFQGEVEKDFYGNLIRPLEPVTRKAIKADAEEVAQNNRARSARLRIAKKL; this is encoded by the coding sequence ATGACGACACCTAGCTACCATATACCCGTAATGCTTTCCCAGTGCATAGAAGGATTGGCTATCCATCCTGAGGGGATTTACCTTGATTTGACCTTCGGAGGTGGAGGGCATTCCAAGGAAATAGTAAAGCTTTTGGGGGAGAAGGGGCATTTATACGGCTTTGATCAGGATGCTGATGCGGGAGAAAATGAACTGGATCACCCACAGTTTACCTTTGTTCAGGCCAATTTTAGAGACCTTAAGCGTTATTTAAGGCTGTATGGGGTAAAGGAAGTGGATGGTATTTTGGCTGATTTGGGAATTTCATCTCATCAGATTGACGAACCTAGCAGGGGTTTTTCTACGAGATTTGAGGGAGAGCTGGATATGCGGATGAGCAAAAATACCCAATTAACCGCCAAGGAAGTGCTGAATACATACGGAGAGGGGGAGTTGCATAAAGTTTTTGGGATGTATGGGGAGGTTAAGAATGCAAAGACCCTTGCCCAGGCGGTGGTGGCGGAAAGGGCAAATAGCCCCATTAGTACCATTGAGGATTTTAAAAAGCTCTTGCAAAAATTTGCCCCCAGGGGCAGGGAGTTTAAATATTTTGCCCAGGTATTTCAGGCATTGAGAATAGAAGTCAATGATGAGATGAAGGCATTAGAGGAAATGTTGGAACAATCGGTCGAGGTGTTAAAACCTGGAGGCAGATTGGTAGTGATGAGTTACCATTCCTTGGAAGACAGAATGGTAAAGAACTTTATGAATAAGGGAAAGTTTCAGGGTGAGGTGGAGAAAGATTTTTATGGAAACCTAATCAGGCCCTTGGAACCCGTTACCCGGAAGGCGATCAAAGCAGATGCAGAAGAGGTTGCTCAAAATAACCGGGCAAGGAGTGCAAGATTGCGGATTGCTAAAAAATTGTAA
- the mraZ gene encoding division/cell wall cluster transcriptional repressor MraZ, with protein sequence MATFSSEYECKLDTKGRLVLPAKLKAALPEVGGGELVMRKGFDPCLELYPMVEFKKLDNQVSSLSGFDPKERNFKRNFYRNITEVELDSAGRFLIPKGLLKFAGIDREVVVVGVGKNIEIWSPERYDEFLIQDEEEFSLQAKKFLTPNQ encoded by the coding sequence ATGGCAACTTTCTCTAGCGAATATGAATGCAAACTCGACACCAAAGGGCGTCTGGTTTTGCCAGCCAAATTAAAGGCTGCATTACCAGAAGTGGGTGGTGGTGAGTTGGTTATGAGAAAGGGGTTTGATCCTTGCCTGGAATTATATCCCATGGTAGAGTTCAAAAAATTGGATAATCAGGTTTCCAGCTTGAGTGGTTTTGATCCAAAGGAGAGAAACTTCAAGCGGAATTTTTATAGAAACATTACGGAAGTGGAATTGGATTCAGCTGGAAGGTTTTTGATCCCTAAAGGCTTGTTGAAGTTTGCAGGGATTGACAGGGAGGTGGTTGTGGTTGGAGTGGGGAAAAATATCGAGATTTGGAGCCCTGAGCGATATGATGAATTCTTGATCCAAGACGAAGAAGAATTTTCATTGCAAGCCAAAAAATTTCTTACCCCCAACCAATAG
- a CDS encoding polyprenyl synthetase family protein: MKADLKQIQAPIATEMTDFEKKFRSFMKSKVKLLDHITNYIVKRKGKQMRPMFVFLTAGVSGGISESSYRGAALIELLHTATLVHDDVVDDANYRRGFFSVNALWKNKIAVLVGDYLLSRGLLLSVDNGDFELLQIVSNAVREMSEGELLQIAKARNLDITEDVYYTIIRQKTASLIASCCAVGAATAGGDEELIGKMRCFGEKVGMAFQIKDDLFDYGEEEVGKPLGIDIKEKKMTLPLIYALNNAGWADRKKIIYLIRNKNENKKAVKQVIDFVKGSGGLDYAQEKMNGYYQEALGILKEFPDSPYKHSLESLVRYTIERKK, encoded by the coding sequence ATGAAGGCAGATTTAAAACAAATACAAGCGCCCATTGCAACGGAGATGACAGACTTCGAAAAGAAGTTTCGTTCTTTTATGAAGAGTAAGGTCAAACTCCTGGACCATATTACCAACTATATTGTCAAGAGAAAAGGCAAGCAGATGAGGCCTATGTTTGTTTTTTTGACTGCTGGGGTTTCCGGAGGGATTTCAGAATCTTCCTACCGGGGCGCTGCCTTGATCGAATTATTGCATACAGCTACCTTGGTTCATGATGATGTGGTGGATGATGCCAATTACCGCCGGGGATTTTTTTCAGTTAATGCCCTTTGGAAAAATAAAATTGCTGTATTAGTAGGGGATTACTTGTTGTCAAGGGGCTTATTGCTCAGTGTGGACAATGGGGATTTCGAATTGTTACAAATCGTTTCCAATGCTGTGAGGGAAATGAGTGAAGGGGAATTGTTACAGATTGCAAAAGCCCGGAATCTTGATATCACGGAAGATGTTTATTACACTATCATTCGGCAGAAAACGGCCAGTCTTATTGCGTCTTGTTGTGCAGTTGGGGCAGCTACTGCTGGTGGGGATGAAGAGCTGATAGGTAAAATGAGGTGTTTTGGGGAGAAAGTGGGAATGGCTTTTCAGATTAAAGATGATCTTTTTGATTATGGAGAGGAAGAAGTGGGGAAACCACTAGGTATTGATATCAAGGAGAAAAAAATGACCCTTCCTCTCATTTATGCACTCAATAATGCTGGTTGGGCTGACAGGAAAAAGATTATTTACCTGATCAGAAATAAGAATGAAAATAAAAAAGCCGTTAAACAAGTCATCGATTTTGTAAAAGGCTCAGGGGGGCTGGATTACGCCCAGGAAAAAATGAATGGTTATTATCAAGAGGCATTGGGTATTTTAAAAGAATTTCCTGACTCGCCTTACAAGCATTCTTTGGAGAGCCTGGTGCGGTATACCATAGAAAGAAAGAAATAA
- a CDS encoding lipid A deacylase LpxR family protein, with protein sequence MNQPKRTIFLSFFLFCSFYWAKGQGNMPVENHHQVFLQVDNDAFAFMHFDRYYTHGMHLGYIFQVSSNGRLKTRLTQQIYTPEFYTAKSKKYYDRPFAGVFYGKIGYQWLFASGWLEGNLLLGRVGPGAKAEEVQTWYHSLLGFPQPRGWNSQVESGGLSNLDFSGAYGIARGGNFDFWLASQFSWGNFEKSLTFSPSLRLGKLAPTIRASEISGARTGSTGSHETYVQLGAIFQKVFWNASVQGADTTKEINLDMMTPSPGSQEYYLRLVLSYPHFGVSYKVYYRTKETLISKGQFVGSIHFSYLF encoded by the coding sequence TTGAATCAACCCAAAAGGACCATCTTTTTAAGTTTTTTCTTGTTTTGTTCTTTTTATTGGGCTAAAGGGCAAGGAAATATGCCTGTGGAAAATCATCACCAGGTGTTTCTACAGGTGGACAATGATGCGTTTGCCTTTATGCATTTTGATCGTTATTACACCCATGGGATGCATTTAGGATATATTTTTCAAGTATCCTCAAACGGCCGGTTAAAAACCAGGCTGACCCAACAAATATATACTCCTGAATTTTACACGGCAAAATCCAAGAAATATTATGACCGGCCTTTTGCAGGAGTGTTTTATGGGAAAATCGGTTATCAATGGTTGTTTGCTTCAGGTTGGTTGGAGGGTAATTTGTTATTGGGAAGAGTGGGCCCTGGCGCCAAAGCAGAGGAGGTTCAGACTTGGTACCATAGCCTTTTGGGATTTCCCCAGCCACGAGGGTGGAATTCCCAGGTTGAGAGTGGAGGACTTTCTAATCTTGATTTTTCGGGGGCTTACGGTATTGCAAGGGGAGGGAATTTTGATTTTTGGTTGGCCTCACAATTTTCTTGGGGGAATTTTGAAAAAAGCCTAACCTTTTCACCTTCCTTACGGTTGGGGAAATTGGCGCCCACCATTCGGGCAAGTGAAATTTCCGGTGCAAGAACTGGTAGCACAGGAAGTCATGAAACTTATGTTCAACTCGGAGCAATCTTCCAAAAGGTCTTTTGGAATGCTTCGGTCCAAGGGGCGGATACTACAAAGGAAATTAACCTGGATATGATGACTCCTTCTCCCGGAAGCCAAGAGTATTATCTAAGGTTGGTCCTTTCTTATCCCCATTTTGGGGTGTCATATAAGGTTTATTACCGAACCAAAGAAACCCTTATTAGTAAAGGCCAATTTGTTGGCAGCATCCATTTTTCCTATCTTTTTTAA
- a CDS encoding 1-acyl-sn-glycerol-3-phosphate acyltransferase, translated as MTDDYIKHKYAPILPKKEEWQVVKLSKNRKEFAQKIADESVDRIIKITNNNVELLREELETTLYREKLRTQQNAWAVDPDDEEDFWAGIKSALVQVSSESSLTEEKKKEAYHKILHSITLRYVEEIAGNFSHGHYQATRSMITYGFSRLLNAARVKGLASIFSQQYTLQDKIQIIGETDQLRNLASKGTIVMVPTHFSNLDSVLIGWAISTLGLPPFMYGAGLNLFNIQIFAYFMNALGAYKVDRRKKNLLYLETLKTYSSEAIQYGCHSLFFPGGTRSRSGKIESKLKLGLLSTAIEAQRANYQKGLNNIKGKVFIVPVTINYHFVLEAPSLIREHLSQTGQERYYKESDEFSTSYKISKFLIKFFTQGSDISVSIGKAMDIMGNYVDERGNSRDKQHRIIDCRDYFVSNGAVTVDPQREEVYTRKLGEKIVEEFHNINRIFSSHLVAFTAFEMIKKKNNKMDLFNLLRLPDEDLTLNYEHFKRECKRVLDRIFEIRKEGRVHVAPHLKTDLEEIIRHGLANVGMYHAKRPLIKNKKGEITTEDMNLLYYYHNRLDGYELEKLF; from the coding sequence TTGACTGACGACTACATCAAACATAAATACGCCCCAATACTTCCCAAAAAGGAAGAGTGGCAGGTTGTAAAGCTGTCAAAGAACAGGAAAGAATTTGCTCAAAAAATTGCTGACGAAAGTGTTGACAGGATCATCAAAATCACCAATAACAATGTAGAGCTCCTTCGGGAAGAACTTGAAACCACCCTTTACAGGGAAAAATTACGGACCCAACAAAATGCCTGGGCAGTGGATCCTGATGATGAAGAGGATTTTTGGGCAGGTATTAAATCTGCTTTGGTCCAGGTATCTTCTGAATCAAGTCTTACTGAAGAGAAAAAAAAAGAGGCTTATCACAAAATACTCCATTCTATCACATTAAGATATGTTGAGGAGATAGCTGGTAACTTCAGCCATGGGCATTATCAGGCCACCCGGAGTATGATCACATATGGGTTTTCTCGACTCCTTAATGCAGCGAGGGTAAAAGGCCTTGCGTCAATTTTCAGCCAACAATACACCCTTCAGGACAAAATCCAAATTATTGGAGAAACAGATCAATTGAGGAACCTGGCCTCCAAAGGCACCATCGTAATGGTCCCTACCCATTTCAGTAATTTGGACAGTGTTTTGATTGGCTGGGCCATCAGCACATTAGGTCTTCCCCCATTTATGTACGGAGCCGGCCTTAACCTTTTTAACATCCAGATTTTCGCCTATTTTATGAATGCATTGGGTGCTTATAAGGTGGACCGGAGAAAGAAGAATCTTCTTTATCTGGAAACCTTAAAGACTTATAGCAGTGAGGCCATCCAATATGGGTGCCACAGTCTATTTTTTCCGGGGGGAACCAGATCCCGAAGTGGGAAAATAGAATCCAAACTGAAACTTGGCCTCCTTAGCACAGCCATAGAAGCCCAAAGGGCCAATTATCAAAAAGGCCTGAACAATATCAAAGGGAAAGTTTTTATTGTTCCCGTCACCATTAACTACCACTTCGTCCTGGAAGCGCCCAGCCTTATACGGGAACACCTGAGCCAAACTGGACAGGAACGCTATTACAAGGAATCTGATGAATTTTCTACCTCCTATAAGATTTCAAAGTTCCTGATTAAATTCTTTACGCAAGGGTCAGATATTTCTGTATCCATTGGAAAAGCCATGGATATTATGGGAAACTATGTAGATGAAAGAGGGAATAGTAGAGACAAACAACATAGAATCATTGACTGCAGGGATTATTTTGTCAGTAATGGAGCTGTAACGGTTGACCCCCAACGTGAAGAAGTTTATACCAGAAAATTGGGGGAAAAGATTGTAGAGGAGTTTCACAATATCAATAGGATCTTCAGTAGTCATCTGGTGGCTTTTACAGCTTTTGAAATGATCAAAAAGAAAAACAATAAAATGGATCTTTTTAATCTTCTCCGGCTTCCGGATGAAGACCTCACCCTAAATTATGAACATTTTAAAAGGGAGTGCAAAAGGGTGTTGGACAGGATTTTTGAAATTCGTAAAGAAGGTAGGGTCCATGTGGCGCCCCACCTCAAAACTGACTTGGAAGAAATCATCCGCCATGGTCTGGCCAATGTTGGAATGTACCATGCCAAAAGGCCCTTAATAAAAAACAAAAAAGGTGAAATCACCACCGAAGACATGAATCTTTTGTATTACTACCACAACAGATTAGACGGATATGAGCTCGAAAAACTTTTCTAG
- a CDS encoding NAD(P)H-dependent glycerol-3-phosphate dehydrogenase gives MSSKNFSRSSGKPVGVIGIGSFGTAIANILARKNKVIVYARKPEVVEEINLHHQAHGKPLNPCIRATTDPKILCESCEVMFPVVSSTGFREVMQKFAPYLLPYHILIHGTKGLSLNLPEGQSLKDVKKIKRENIWTMSEVILNETVVVRVGCLAGPNLAKELSKGQPAATVVASPYNEVILEGQRLLRSDNFQVYGNQDIIGVELSGVLKNIIAIASGALAGLGLGENAKGLLISRGMVELIHLGNALGGQAQSFIGLAGIGDLVATCSSTFSRNYTVGYRLAKGENLDEINDSMEEVAEGINTVKLMKTFLEGSGMRAPITENLYKVLYEGFKVEDALHYLMKYPFNVDIDFLLNKPN, from the coding sequence ATGAGCTCGAAAAACTTTTCTAGAAGCAGTGGGAAACCTGTAGGAGTAATTGGTATAGGGAGCTTTGGGACGGCTATTGCCAATATATTGGCAAGGAAAAACAAAGTGATAGTCTATGCCCGTAAGCCGGAGGTAGTGGAAGAAATTAATTTACACCACCAAGCCCATGGCAAACCTTTAAATCCATGCATCCGGGCCACCACCGACCCAAAGATCCTTTGTGAATCCTGCGAAGTAATGTTTCCAGTGGTATCATCTACGGGTTTCAGGGAGGTGATGCAAAAATTTGCTCCCTACCTTTTGCCATACCACATTTTAATTCATGGTACCAAAGGCTTATCCCTCAATCTTCCTGAAGGCCAATCCCTCAAGGATGTCAAAAAAATCAAAAGAGAAAATATTTGGACCATGAGTGAGGTGATCCTCAATGAAACTGTTGTAGTAAGAGTGGGTTGCCTTGCAGGCCCCAACCTGGCGAAGGAACTTTCCAAAGGCCAACCAGCAGCAACGGTTGTAGCCAGCCCTTATAATGAAGTAATTTTGGAAGGCCAACGTTTACTTCGCTCAGACAATTTCCAGGTTTACGGCAATCAAGATATTATTGGCGTTGAGCTGAGTGGTGTGCTCAAAAACATCATTGCCATTGCCTCAGGTGCTTTGGCCGGCTTGGGATTGGGGGAAAATGCAAAAGGGTTATTGATCTCCAGAGGCATGGTTGAACTGATCCATCTTGGAAATGCACTGGGCGGGCAAGCCCAATCTTTTATTGGCCTGGCAGGGATTGGAGACCTTGTGGCCACCTGTAGTTCCACCTTTTCCAGAAACTATACCGTGGGTTACCGTTTGGCAAAGGGTGAAAACCTGGATGAAATCAATGATAGTATGGAAGAAGTGGCCGAAGGAATCAATACCGTCAAATTGATGAAAACTTTTTTAGAGGGATCAGGCATGCGTGCACCAATAACTGAAAATTTATATAAGGTGCTCTATGAAGGGTTTAAGGTGGAAGATGCACTCCATTATTTGATGAAATACCCCTTTAACGTGGATATTGATTTTCTATTGAATAAACCTAATTAA